A stretch of Myxococcus hansupus DNA encodes these proteins:
- a CDS encoding fatty acyl-AMP ligase gives MPSPSRSLQTLTDVLRWRASNQTEARAYTFLEDGENQETVWTYGEMDRRARAIGAALQEHKGAGERALLLYPPGLDYIAAFYGSLYAGVTAVPAYPPTQLQAVNRILAILQDAKPRFALTTREILESVQAMAEAYPVLKDIRWIATDALEEGLEDGWKRPAITGDSLAFLQYTSGSTSTPKGVMVLHRNLMSNEGMIQQGFSHSEETTVCGWLPLYHDMGLIGIVLQSMYLGSHAVVMSPWAFLQRPIRWLSAITKYRVSTSGGPNFGYALCTRKVKPEQLASLDLSSWRVAFNGAEPVRADTMEQFAKTFAPAGFRPEAFYPCFGLAEATLFVSGGVVSDLPRTLTVEATTLEQNRAVPTQPGPHARTLASSGRSWGDSLIRIVKPDTLVACAPGEVGEIWTAGPHVTHGYWGREESNAETFQARIQGSEEGPFLRTGDLGFMVDGEVYVTGRIKDLIIVDGRNHYPQDLELTAESQHEALRPGCSVAFSVDHPEGERLVVLLEVSSRYSASESGETPNTVAPAQLQKKIRQAVAAGHSVDVSEVVLLQQGEVLKTSSGKVQRRACKAKYQDGSLQRWPE, from the coding sequence GTGCCGAGTCCCAGCCGTTCCTTGCAGACCCTGACCGACGTGCTGCGCTGGCGTGCCTCGAACCAGACCGAGGCCCGCGCGTACACCTTCCTCGAGGACGGAGAGAATCAGGAGACCGTCTGGACCTATGGCGAGATGGATCGCCGCGCCCGCGCCATCGGTGCCGCGCTCCAGGAGCACAAGGGCGCCGGAGAACGGGCCCTGCTGCTCTACCCGCCCGGACTGGATTACATCGCCGCGTTCTACGGCAGCCTGTACGCGGGCGTCACCGCGGTGCCCGCCTATCCCCCCACGCAGCTCCAGGCCGTCAACCGCATCCTCGCCATCCTCCAGGACGCGAAGCCGCGTTTCGCGCTCACCACGCGCGAAATCCTGGAGAGCGTCCAGGCCATGGCCGAGGCCTATCCCGTGCTGAAGGACATCCGCTGGATTGCCACGGACGCGCTGGAGGAGGGCCTGGAGGACGGCTGGAAGCGCCCCGCCATCACCGGTGATTCACTCGCCTTCCTCCAGTACACGTCGGGCTCCACCTCGACGCCCAAGGGCGTCATGGTGCTGCACCGGAACCTCATGTCCAACGAGGGGATGATTCAGCAAGGCTTCAGCCACTCCGAAGAGACCACCGTCTGTGGCTGGCTGCCGCTCTACCATGACATGGGGCTCATCGGCATCGTGCTCCAGTCCATGTACCTGGGCTCCCACGCCGTCGTGATGTCGCCGTGGGCCTTCCTGCAACGCCCCATCCGTTGGCTGTCCGCCATCACGAAGTACCGCGTATCCACGAGCGGCGGGCCCAACTTCGGCTACGCGCTCTGCACGCGGAAGGTGAAGCCCGAGCAGCTCGCGTCGCTGGACCTGAGCTCGTGGCGCGTCGCGTTCAATGGCGCCGAGCCCGTGCGCGCGGACACGATGGAGCAGTTCGCGAAGACCTTCGCCCCCGCGGGCTTCCGGCCGGAGGCCTTCTATCCCTGCTTCGGTCTGGCGGAGGCGACGCTGTTCGTCTCGGGTGGCGTCGTCTCGGACCTGCCGCGCACCCTCACCGTGGAGGCGACGACCCTCGAGCAGAACCGCGCCGTGCCGACTCAGCCGGGCCCCCACGCGCGGACGCTCGCGAGCTCCGGGCGAAGCTGGGGAGACAGCCTCATCCGCATCGTGAAGCCGGACACGCTGGTGGCGTGCGCGCCGGGCGAGGTGGGCGAAATCTGGACCGCCGGCCCCCACGTCACCCATGGCTACTGGGGCCGCGAGGAATCGAACGCGGAGACCTTCCAGGCCCGCATCCAGGGCAGCGAGGAAGGCCCCTTCCTGCGCACCGGCGACCTGGGCTTCATGGTGGACGGCGAGGTGTACGTCACGGGCCGCATCAAGGACCTCATCATCGTCGACGGCCGCAACCACTACCCGCAGGACCTCGAGCTGACCGCCGAGAGTCAGCACGAGGCGCTCCGTCCTGGCTGCTCCGTGGCGTTCTCCGTGGACCACCCCGAAGGCGAGCGGCTGGTTGTCCTGCTCGAGGTCAGCTCGCGCTACTCGGCATCGGAGAGCGGCGAGACGCCGAACACCGTGGCCCCAGCCCAGCTTCAGAAGAAGATTCGCCAGGCCGTGGCCGCGGGGCACTCCGTGGACGTGAGCGAGGTCGTCCTCCTCCAGCAGGGCGAGGTCCTCAAGACGTCCAGCGGCAAGGTCCAACGGCGCGCGTGCAAGGCGAAGTACCAGGACGGCAGCCTCCAGCGCTGGCCGGAGTGA
- a CDS encoding YnfA family protein has product MHLLYAFGLFVLTAVAEVVGCYLPYLWLRQGKSPLLLVPAAGSLALFAWLLTLHPTGAARTYAAYGGVYIAVALVWLWLVEGERPTTWDLVGALVAILGMAIIVLGPRR; this is encoded by the coding sequence GTGCACCTGCTGTACGCCTTCGGGCTCTTCGTCCTCACCGCCGTCGCCGAGGTGGTGGGCTGCTACCTGCCGTACCTCTGGCTGCGGCAGGGCAAATCGCCGCTGCTCCTCGTGCCCGCGGCGGGGAGCCTCGCGCTCTTCGCGTGGCTGCTCACGCTGCATCCGACAGGCGCGGCGCGCACCTACGCGGCCTACGGCGGTGTGTACATCGCGGTGGCGCTCGTCTGGTTGTGGCTCGTGGAAGGGGAGCGGCCCACGACATGGGACCTCGTGGGCGCGCTCGTCGCCATCCTGGGGATGGCCATCATCGTGCTCGGCCCCCGGCGGTAG
- a CDS encoding LysR family transcriptional regulator — protein sequence MDDLKRMALFAEIARAGSLSAAARHLRISTSAVSQQLRILEEDFGVILVRRSNRKLTLTDAGARFASHCREMVEVAERAREQISLARDTPAGELRIALPLGLARYVAPALTPLLAKHPNLKLRLEADDGMVDLIDERIDLALRAGKLADSSWVAQPLCFVHLALCASPDYLKRAGRPRTPSELPGYDWLAAVSDGRTFTVDLQGPSGESRSVQVVPRNSSNNQVTLHQMCAAGLGLSRCILVDVDDDVRQGRLEVLLPEWRLRPLQLWVVTPRRSGQPAKVRHAIDAIRSYFRHQPGISV from the coding sequence ATGGACGACCTCAAGCGCATGGCGCTCTTCGCTGAAATCGCGCGCGCCGGCTCCCTCAGCGCCGCGGCCCGGCATTTGCGCATCAGCACCTCCGCTGTCAGTCAGCAGCTCCGCATCCTGGAGGAAGACTTCGGCGTCATCCTCGTGCGGCGGTCGAACCGGAAGCTCACCCTCACGGATGCAGGCGCGCGCTTCGCCTCACACTGCCGGGAAATGGTGGAGGTGGCCGAGCGGGCACGCGAACAAATCTCGCTCGCGCGTGACACCCCCGCGGGTGAGCTGCGCATCGCCCTGCCGCTGGGGCTCGCGAGGTATGTCGCGCCCGCGTTGACGCCGCTGCTCGCGAAGCACCCGAACCTGAAGCTGCGCCTCGAAGCGGATGACGGAATGGTCGACCTCATCGACGAGCGCATCGACCTGGCCTTGCGCGCGGGGAAGCTGGCGGACTCTTCCTGGGTGGCCCAGCCGCTCTGCTTCGTGCATCTCGCCCTGTGCGCCTCGCCTGACTATCTCAAGCGCGCCGGGCGTCCCCGCACACCCAGCGAACTGCCCGGATACGATTGGCTCGCGGCCGTGTCGGATGGCCGGACCTTCACGGTCGACCTGCAGGGGCCCTCGGGGGAGAGCCGGTCCGTCCAGGTGGTGCCGAGAAACTCGTCCAACAATCAAGTCACCCTCCACCAGATGTGCGCGGCGGGGCTGGGCCTCTCGCGCTGCATCCTGGTCGACGTGGATGACGATGTCCGGCAGGGCCGGCTCGAAGTGCTCCTGCCGGAGTGGCGGCTGCGCCCGTTGCAGCTCTGGGTCGTCACGCCCAGACGCTCGGGGCAGCCCGCGAAGGTGCGCCACGCCATCGACGCCATCCGGAGCTACTTCCGCCACCAGCCCGGCATCTCCGTCTGA
- a CDS encoding non-ribosomal peptide synthetase: MSELMKKLAGLSPEKREAVLKKLRQQNVVAAPKEEARTPVIPRVSREQPLPLSFPQRRLWFLDQFEPGTPAYNIPEFVRLAGPLHVTALERALNEVIRRHEVLRTTFVAEDGEPRQRILPELKLALGMLDLSYLPTSKREPLCQELALQLAGTSFDLAAGPLLHARLVRMGEEDHVLLLVVHHIVSDGWSTGIFVQELTALYGAFAQEQASPLPELPLQYADFAAWQNQWMQGEVLTSQLDYWRRQLEGSDSALKLPTDRARPRVRTYAGGKRAFQVDPAVAHALRTLGAQEKASLFMVLLAALQALLHRYTREPRISVGTYIANRNRTEVEPLIGFFLNTLVMRTGLEGNPSFRELLRRVVDVTLGAYAHQDIPFEKLLEELAPSRDTSQSPFFQVMLVLQNTPTPPAELGALRMESFSVAGEAFAQFDLTLWFSEEAGGLQGIWEYNRDLFDASTVDRMVAHFQTLLASIAADPGQRLLDLRLLPVDERRRILETWNQARLDVPPGTCLHHLIEAHAARTPDAIAVTDPERRLTYAELNARANQLAHHLRTVGVGPERITGVFLDRSVDMVVAVLAVLKAGGAYVPLDPSYPPERTALMLADSRPAVLVTRQGLVSLLSATLPPVVSIDTDAEAISAHPTTPPPGGAGPEHLAYVVYTSGSTGRPKGVMISHRSLTNAYLAWERDYRLPELRAHLQMASFSFDVFSGDLARALGSGKTLVLCPRDWLLEPERLYALMQREQVDSGEFVPAVVRLLMGHCQERGLRLDFMRLLIVGSDTWDMREYHQLRGLCGAETRLVSSYGLSEATIDSTYFEQPEPTPSEQIVPIGRPFANSRMYLLDSTMQPVPIGIPGELFVGGEGVARGYWGQANLTAERFVPNPFSATPGARMYRTGDLARYTEDGTLAFIGRNDTQVKIRGHRIELDEIKAKLLEHAAVQAVELLVHEDAGNKQLVAYLTLTAPDVASADDLRQHLKKHLPPYMVPAAFVILAAFPLTPNGKVDRKALPAPESVRREAQEGFVAPRGDVEARLAALWEELLAVRPIGAHDNFFDQGGHSLLAVRLMVRIREQFGRSLPLSVLFQNPALEQLAKALSEESAPRPWSPLVTLQAGAHRPALFCVPGAGGNAVYLRELAQSLGPTLPVFAFQARGLDGREAPHRSVEEMASCYVEALQQAQPQGPYHLLGHSFGSWVAFEMAQQLRKKGEDVAFLGILNTTVPMLSEDAGEAPPLDDADWMASVASTAGRLYGVDLGISAEVLRPLPPEARRELLTHRLVQSGLLPEGSDSQQVHGFIEVYKAAYQIDYIPRDTVPVPVALFRAQERHEEDGIVPEAFADDPTWGWGRHASASVTPVTVPGDHMTMMAAPHVQVLAECVRQGLLRAGSTR, from the coding sequence ATGAGTGAGCTGATGAAGAAGCTCGCCGGCCTCTCTCCGGAGAAGCGCGAGGCCGTGCTCAAGAAGCTGCGGCAGCAGAACGTGGTCGCCGCGCCGAAGGAGGAGGCCCGCACGCCCGTCATCCCACGCGTCTCGCGTGAGCAGCCGCTGCCGCTCTCCTTCCCGCAGCGCCGGCTCTGGTTCCTGGACCAGTTCGAGCCAGGAACCCCCGCCTACAACATCCCCGAGTTCGTGCGCCTCGCCGGCCCGCTCCACGTCACCGCCCTGGAGCGGGCGCTGAACGAGGTCATCCGGCGCCACGAGGTGCTGCGGACGACCTTCGTCGCGGAGGACGGAGAGCCCCGGCAGCGCATCCTCCCGGAGCTGAAGCTCGCCCTGGGCATGCTGGACCTGAGCTACCTGCCCACGTCGAAGCGCGAGCCCCTCTGTCAGGAGCTGGCGCTTCAGCTCGCGGGAACGTCGTTCGACCTCGCCGCCGGGCCGCTGCTGCATGCGCGGCTGGTCCGCATGGGCGAGGAGGACCACGTCCTCCTGCTGGTGGTGCACCACATCGTCTCGGACGGCTGGTCCACCGGCATCTTCGTGCAGGAGCTGACAGCGCTCTACGGCGCCTTCGCGCAGGAGCAGGCGTCACCCCTGCCGGAGCTGCCCCTCCAGTACGCCGACTTCGCCGCGTGGCAGAACCAGTGGATGCAGGGCGAGGTGCTCACCTCGCAGCTCGACTACTGGCGCCGCCAGCTCGAAGGCAGCGACAGCGCGCTCAAGCTGCCCACGGACCGGGCGCGGCCTCGCGTGCGCACGTATGCGGGCGGCAAGCGCGCCTTCCAGGTGGACCCGGCGGTGGCCCACGCACTCCGGACGCTGGGTGCGCAGGAGAAGGCCTCGCTCTTCATGGTGCTGCTGGCGGCGCTCCAGGCGCTGCTCCACCGCTACACGCGTGAGCCGCGCATCAGCGTGGGCACGTACATCGCGAACCGGAACCGGACCGAGGTGGAGCCCCTCATCGGCTTCTTCCTCAACACGCTCGTCATGCGCACGGGGCTCGAAGGCAACCCGAGCTTCCGCGAGCTGCTGCGGCGCGTGGTGGACGTGACGCTGGGCGCCTACGCCCATCAGGACATCCCCTTCGAGAAGCTGCTGGAGGAGCTCGCGCCGTCTCGGGACACCAGCCAGTCTCCCTTCTTCCAGGTGATGCTGGTCCTCCAGAATACGCCCACGCCCCCCGCGGAGCTGGGCGCGCTGCGGATGGAGTCCTTCAGCGTCGCAGGCGAGGCCTTCGCCCAGTTCGACCTGACGCTGTGGTTCTCCGAGGAGGCCGGCGGCCTGCAAGGCATCTGGGAGTACAACCGGGACCTCTTCGACGCCTCCACCGTCGACCGGATGGTCGCCCACTTCCAGACGCTGCTCGCGAGCATCGCCGCCGACCCCGGTCAGCGCCTGCTCGACCTGCGGCTGCTCCCGGTGGACGAGCGCCGGCGCATCCTGGAGACGTGGAACCAGGCCCGGCTCGACGTGCCGCCCGGCACCTGCCTCCACCACCTCATCGAGGCGCACGCGGCGCGGACGCCCGACGCCATCGCCGTCACCGACCCCGAGCGGCGCCTCACCTACGCGGAGCTGAACGCGCGGGCGAACCAGCTCGCCCACCACCTGCGCACCGTGGGCGTGGGCCCGGAGCGAATCACCGGCGTCTTCCTGGACCGCTCCGTGGACATGGTCGTCGCCGTGCTCGCCGTGCTCAAGGCGGGCGGCGCCTACGTGCCGCTGGACCCGTCCTATCCACCCGAGCGCACGGCGCTGATGCTCGCCGACAGCAGGCCCGCGGTGCTCGTCACGCGCCAGGGACTGGTGTCCCTCCTGTCCGCGACACTGCCGCCCGTGGTGAGCATCGACACGGACGCGGAGGCCATCTCCGCCCACCCCACGACGCCGCCCCCGGGCGGCGCGGGCCCCGAGCACCTCGCCTACGTCGTCTACACCTCGGGCTCCACGGGTCGGCCCAAGGGCGTGATGATTTCGCACCGGAGCCTCACCAACGCCTATCTCGCCTGGGAACGGGACTACCGGCTCCCCGAGCTGCGCGCCCATCTCCAGATGGCGAGCTTCTCGTTCGACGTCTTCTCCGGCGACCTGGCCCGGGCGCTCGGCTCCGGCAAGACGCTGGTCCTCTGCCCGCGCGACTGGCTGCTCGAACCCGAGCGGCTCTACGCGTTGATGCAGCGAGAGCAGGTGGACAGCGGCGAGTTCGTCCCCGCCGTGGTGCGCCTGCTGATGGGGCACTGCCAGGAGCGCGGGCTCCGGCTGGACTTCATGCGCCTGCTCATCGTCGGCTCGGACACCTGGGACATGCGCGAGTACCACCAGCTCCGCGGCCTGTGCGGCGCCGAGACGCGGCTGGTGAGTTCCTACGGCCTGAGCGAAGCCACCATCGACAGCACGTACTTCGAGCAGCCCGAGCCCACGCCCAGCGAGCAGATCGTCCCCATTGGCCGGCCCTTCGCCAACTCGCGGATGTATCTGTTGGACAGCACGATGCAACCGGTGCCCATCGGCATTCCGGGTGAGCTGTTCGTGGGCGGTGAAGGCGTGGCGCGCGGCTACTGGGGGCAGGCGAACCTGACCGCGGAGCGCTTCGTCCCCAACCCGTTCAGCGCCACGCCCGGCGCGCGCATGTACCGCACGGGCGACCTGGCCCGTTACACGGAGGATGGCACCCTCGCCTTCATCGGCCGCAACGACACGCAGGTGAAGATTCGCGGCCACCGCATCGAGCTGGATGAAATCAAGGCGAAGCTGCTGGAGCACGCGGCGGTCCAGGCCGTGGAGCTGCTCGTCCACGAGGACGCTGGCAACAAACAGCTCGTGGCCTATCTCACGCTCACCGCGCCGGATGTGGCCTCGGCCGATGACTTGCGTCAGCACCTGAAGAAGCACCTGCCGCCGTACATGGTGCCCGCGGCCTTCGTCATCCTGGCCGCCTTCCCGCTCACGCCCAACGGCAAGGTGGACCGCAAGGCCCTGCCCGCCCCCGAGAGCGTCCGCCGCGAGGCCCAGGAAGGCTTCGTCGCTCCGCGCGGCGACGTGGAGGCACGGCTCGCGGCCCTCTGGGAAGAGCTGCTCGCGGTGCGCCCCATTGGCGCGCATGACAACTTCTTCGACCAGGGCGGCCACTCCCTGCTGGCGGTCCGGCTGATGGTGCGGATTCGCGAACAGTTCGGCCGTTCGCTCCCGCTGTCCGTCCTGTTCCAGAACCCGGCGCTGGAGCAGCTCGCCAAGGCCCTGTCCGAGGAGTCCGCGCCGCGCCCGTGGTCGCCGCTGGTGACGTTGCAGGCGGGAGCACACCGCCCCGCGCTGTTCTGCGTCCCCGGTGCCGGTGGCAACGCCGTGTACCTGCGCGAGCTGGCGCAGTCCCTGGGCCCCACCCTGCCCGTGTTTGCCTTCCAGGCCCGCGGACTGGATGGCCGAGAAGCGCCGCACCGCTCCGTGGAGGAGATGGCGTCGTGCTACGTCGAAGCGCTTCAGCAGGCGCAGCCCCAGGGGCCTTATCACCTGCTGGGCCACTCGTTCGGAAGCTGGGTCGCGTTCGAGATGGCGCAGCAGCTCCGAAAGAAGGGCGAGGACGTCGCCTTCCTGGGCATCCTCAACACCACGGTCCCGATGCTCTCGGAGGATGCGGGGGAAGCGCCGCCGCTCGATGACGCGGACTGGATGGCGTCCGTCGCCAGCACGGCGGGCCGCCTCTACGGCGTGGACTTGGGCATCTCCGCCGAGGTGCTCCGGCCCCTGCCGCCGGAAGCGCGCCGCGAGCTCCTGACGCACCGACTGGTCCAGTCGGGCCTGTTGCCCGAGGGCTCGGACAGCCAACAGGTCCACGGGTTCATCGAGGTCTACAAGGCCGCGTACCAGATTGATTACATCCCTCGGGACACCGTGCCCGTGCCCGTCGCGCTCTTCCGCGCGCAGGAGCGGCACGAGGAGGACGGCATCGTCCCCGAGGCCTTCGCGGATGACCCAACGTGGGGCTGGGGCCGCCACGCCTCCGCGTCCGTCACGCCCGTGACGGTGCCCGGAGACCACATGACGATGATGGCCGCGCCCCACGTCCAGGTGCTGGCCGAGTGCGTGCGCCAGGGCCTGCTGCGCGCCGGGAGCACGCGATGA